A window of Sphingobacterium kitahiroshimense genomic DNA:
TTTTAAAGAAGCTCCACCGATCAATCCACCATCAATATCAGGTTGTGCAAACAATTCACCTGCATTTTTAGGGTTACAGCTTCCTCCATATAAAATACTAGTCTCATCCGCAACAGATTGATCATAATGAGCCGCTACAGTAGCACGAATAAAAGCATGAACTTCTTGAGCTTGCTCTGGAGAAGCTGTTAAACCAGTACCGATAGCCCAAACTGGCTCATAAGCCAACACAACTTTCGCAAACTCCTCTTTGGATAGATGAAACACCCCTTCTGCCAATTGTGTTTTTATAATATCAAAAAACTTTCCAGACTCTCTTTCCTCTTTAGTTTCACCAATACAGAAAATTGGTAACAAACCATGCTTTAACGCAGCATCAACCTTCTCACTTAATAAGGCATTTGTTTCTCCAAAATAAGCTCTACGCTCCGAATGTCCCAATATAACATAATCAGCACCTACAGATTTAACTTGACTTGCAGAAATTTCTCCTGTATAAGCTCCAGATTCAGCCTGGTGGATATTTTGTGCACCTACAGCAACATGAGAAGCCGTCTTTGCCAATTGCGCAATACTATGTAAATGAATAAATGGGCTACAAACAACGACTTGTTGGTCACCAACAATTTCATCTTTAGCCATATTCACAACTTCAGAGAACAAGCTAACTCCATCCTGATAATCCAAATTCATTTTCCAGTTTCCTGCTACAATTTTCTTACGCATAATACTTTAGTTTTTAAATGTTGATTGATTAATTTCTATAATTCTTTCAATTAGTCTCTTGTCTAATCTTTTATTTTTTGATAAAAATACAACTTCTAAATCAGAAATAAACTTTTGAAGTTGATAAGCTTCCTTTATGTCCCCGTATAGCCAAGTAAATGACGGAACAAATTTAGGATAAAAATCCGTCAATGCTAACATACATCCTGTACCAATAACAGTTCCGGTGTTAAAAGCTGACTGTATTCCAGATCGACTGAAGTCTCCCATATATAAACCACACTTCATCAATCCTGTATCACGCAATCCTTTCGATAAATAATCATAAAGCTCAACAGGAGATAAATTATTCTTCAAGTTTGAATTTGTTGTGCCCGCACCAAGGTTACACCAATCACCAATCACCGAACAACCCAAATATCCGTAATGCCCTTTTGCACTAAAATTCCCGATACTTGAGTTCGCGATCTCCCCTCCTACTACTGCGCATTCACCAATTGAAACATTTCCGTAAATCGTTGTCCCCATCTTAACAACAGCATGCTTTCCAATATACAATGGTCCTCTTAAATTAGCCCCTTCCATAACGACAGCACCCTCTTCTATATAAATTGGACCTGTCTTTGTATTCAGAGTCACACATTCCATCTCAACGAAATTACCGATATACAATTGATCACCAATCACCGTATTGCTCTCAGAATAAAGTGCACCTGAAAAATGTTTTGTCAAGATCTCAAAATCACGTATAATCTCCGTACCAACATGTAAATACAGATCTTCTATAAATCGGACACGAATGAGGGTCTCATCAAAAGGTATATGGGCCACCCTCACTTTAGAAGGCTCGTCAAAATCAGCCCTTAATGCAAGTAGATCATTACCAGACTTAAGATACTGGCCCTTCGACAACGAAATTAATTTTTCAAGAAAGGATTCATTGGGAATAACATTTACAGACACAAAGTAGAGTTCCTCTGCTTCATAAGAT
This region includes:
- a CDS encoding putative sugar nucleotidyl transferase yields the protein MIVILFDQSTESRYLQCFNGLGDLFNSDSLWPFTEVKPTASLRIGILPLFEKWKHALDAVVLYDCLDNSLSIDEQIALSSYEAEELYFVSVNVIPNESFLEKLISLSKGQYLKSGNDLLALRADFDEPSKVRVAHIPFDETLIRVRFIEDLYLHVGTEIIRDFEILTKHFSGALYSESNTVIGDQLYIGNFVEMECVTLNTKTGPIYIEEGAVVMEGANLRGPLYIGKHAVVKMGTTIYGNVSIGECAVVGGEIANSSIGNFSAKGHYGYLGCSVIGDWCNLGAGTTNSNLKNNLSPVELYDYLSKGLRDTGLMKCGLYMGDFSRSGIQSAFNTGTVIGTGCMLALTDFYPKFVPSFTWLYGDIKEAYQLQKFISDLEVVFLSKNKRLDKRLIERIIEINQSTFKN
- the tpiA gene encoding triose-phosphate isomerase, with product MRKKIVAGNWKMNLDYQDGVSLFSEVVNMAKDEIVGDQQVVVCSPFIHLHSIAQLAKTASHVAVGAQNIHQAESGAYTGEISASQVKSVGADYVILGHSERRAYFGETNALLSEKVDAALKHGLLPIFCIGETKEERESGKFFDIIKTQLAEGVFHLSKEEFAKVVLAYEPVWAIGTGLTASPEQAQEVHAFIRATVAAHYDQSVADETSILYGGSCNPKNAGELFAQPDIDGGLIGGASLKSRDFLDIVKVFNK